A genomic stretch from Acidimicrobiia bacterium includes:
- the glpK gene encoding glycerol kinase, with protein sequence MHVVSIDAGTTGIRTIAFSEEGKPVASSYKEFAQHYPASGLVEHDLEEIWETALATLKEVVDSVGISSVAAVGITNQRETACIWDKDSSKPLARAIVWQDRRTASRCSKLRSEGLEAVVREKTGLVIDPYFSATKFEWLLQRIPSKHLSTVALGTIDSWLLWKLTGGEVHATDWSNASRTMLFDIRTLEWSEELCSVFGVPIEALPRPLPSASLFGETQTHVTGIAAPITGVLGDQQAALFGQCCFKEGMSKNTYGTGSFVLTNVGDSPPPPTEGLLASVAWGIDGLPVYVLEGSIFVTGAAVQWLRDGLGIISDAAETERFASAVDDTGDVYFVPALTGLGSPWWDPYARGTIVGISRGTRKEHIVRAVVEAMAYQTRDVVSAMESAFGKQIVELRVDGGASAMDLLLQLQADQLGVVVRRPKVTETTALGAGYLAGLVVGVWSSLDALSQTWQLDKEFHPNTDRSRANTSYQRWLEAIDRARGWAKDTSKI encoded by the coding sequence ATGCACGTTGTCTCCATCGACGCTGGTACTACTGGGATTCGGACGATTGCCTTCTCCGAAGAGGGGAAGCCCGTTGCGTCGTCGTACAAAGAGTTTGCCCAGCACTATCCGGCGTCGGGCTTGGTAGAGCACGACCTCGAAGAGATATGGGAAACGGCGCTAGCCACCCTCAAAGAGGTAGTTGACAGTGTCGGTATTTCCAGTGTGGCCGCAGTAGGTATAACCAACCAGCGGGAGACAGCTTGCATTTGGGATAAAGACTCCTCGAAGCCTCTTGCGCGTGCCATTGTTTGGCAAGACAGAAGAACAGCGTCACGCTGTAGCAAGCTGCGCTCTGAGGGTCTAGAGGCCGTTGTCAGAGAGAAAACTGGATTGGTTATCGACCCCTACTTCTCCGCCACAAAGTTCGAATGGTTGCTCCAACGGATACCGTCAAAACATCTGTCCACCGTAGCGCTTGGGACCATCGACTCCTGGCTACTTTGGAAGCTGACCGGTGGAGAGGTCCACGCAACAGACTGGTCCAACGCTTCGAGGACTATGCTGTTCGACATCCGAACACTGGAGTGGTCAGAGGAGCTTTGTAGTGTATTTGGTGTTCCCATTGAAGCTCTCCCCCGCCCCCTTCCGTCCGCCTCCTTATTCGGGGAGACTCAGACTCACGTCACAGGCATCGCTGCGCCGATAACAGGCGTGTTGGGTGACCAGCAGGCCGCTCTTTTTGGCCAGTGCTGCTTCAAAGAGGGGATGTCCAAGAACACCTACGGGACGGGGTCCTTTGTTCTCACCAACGTTGGTGACTCACCTCCTCCCCCGACAGAGGGCTTGCTCGCAAGCGTGGCGTGGGGAATCGACGGATTGCCGGTGTACGTGCTAGAAGGATCTATCTTTGTCACCGGCGCCGCTGTACAGTGGCTGAGAGACGGCCTAGGCATTATCTCAGACGCAGCAGAGACGGAACGATTTGCGAGCGCTGTCGACGACACTGGTGACGTCTACTTCGTGCCGGCGCTGACAGGACTCGGCTCTCCGTGGTGGGATCCGTATGCCCGAGGAACGATAGTCGGCATCAGCCGGGGAACACGCAAGGAGCACATCGTAAGGGCGGTCGTGGAGGCAATGGCGTACCAGACGCGCGATGTTGTAAGTGCCATGGAGAGCGCTTTCGGAAAGCAGATCGTTGAGCTTAGAGTCGACGGAGGGGCATCAGCCATGGATTTGCTACTACAGCTTCAAGCAGATCAATTAGGTGTGGTCGTACGCCGTCCGAAGGTCACCGAAACCACCGCTTTGGGTGCCGGGTACCTTGCCGGGCTAGTGGTCGGGGTGTGGAGCTCTCTGGATGCGCTTTCACAAACGTGGCAACTCGACAAAGAGTTCCATCCCAATACCGACAGAAGTCGAGCCAACACTTCCTACCAAAGGTGGCTAGAAGCTATCGACCGAGCGAGAGGATGGGCCAAGGATACCTCGAAGATCTAA